In Vespula pensylvanica isolate Volc-1 chromosome 16, ASM1446617v1, whole genome shotgun sequence, the following proteins share a genomic window:
- the LOC122635000 gene encoding mitochondrial tRNA-specific 2-thiouridylase 1: MFKNIVVGISGGVDSAVTALLLKKKGFNVTGVFMKNWDILNEKGVCLAEKDYKDAKKVCEKLDIPLFQVNFVKEYWNDVFSTLLEKYQSGYTPNPDILCNKNIKFDNFIHLAQTKFHADAVATGHYVRTNFGSYLENFKPYTDVFMLQALDANKDQTFFLCQVSQQSLRHCMFPLGEYLKSDVKKIAREAGLTEIAEKKESMGICFVGKREFQHFISEYIENKDGDFVAFDNGKVIGKHQGIHQWTIGQRCKISGLDDAYFVFQKDLQTNVIIVVKGTNHPALYSDLVVVQNPHWIVNEPLELTDSERILICDFRFQHRKPLISCKVIKTLNNQLIIQLSQPLRAITKGQYAVLYSGQICLGSAEIIYPGPSYLALGKDMNTLEKNLAELVHSKVNAYISSSNC; the protein is encoded by the exons atgttcaaaaatATTGTTGTGGGTATATCTGGTGGAGTAGATAGCGCCGTGACAGCATTGTTacttaaaaagaaag GATTCAATGTTACGGgtgtttttatgaaaaattgggatatattaaacgaaaaaggagTATGTCTTGctgaaaaagattataaagatGCCAAAAAAGTTTGTGAAAAACTTGATATTCCATTATTTCAAGTGAATTTTGTCAAGGAATATTGGAATGATGTTTTTAG CACTCTTTTGGAGAAATATCAATCTGGTTATACACCAAACCCcgatattttatgtaataaaaatatcaaatttgataattttattcatcttGCACAAACTAAATTTCATGCAGATGCAGTAGCAACTGGACATTATGTAAGAACTAATTTTGGATCCtatcttgaaaattttaaaccATATACTG ATGTGTTTATGTTACAAGCATTAGATGCTAATAAAGATCAAACCTTCTTTCTATGTCAAGTGTCACAACAGTCGTTAAGGCATTGTATGTTTCCACTtggagaatatttaaaaagtgatgtaaaaaaaattgctaGAGAAGCAGGATTAACTGAAATagcagagaaaaaggagagtaTGGGTATATGTTTTGTTGGAAAGCGTGAATTTCAACATTTTATCTCCGAG tatatagaaaataaagatggaGATTTTGTTGCTTTTGACAATGGCAAAGTAATTGGAAAGCATCAAGGTATTCATCAATGGACCATTGGTCAGAGATGTAAAATTTCTGGATTGGATGATGCATATTTTGTATTTCAAAAAGATCTACAAACAAATGTTATAATTGTa gTAAAAGGAACAAATCATCCAGCTTTATACTCGGATCTTGTAGTTGTTCAAAATCCACATTGGATTGTAAATGAACCATTAGAACTAACAGATAGTGAACGTATTTTAATTTGTGATTTTCGTTTTCAACATAGAAAGCCACTCATTAGTTGCAAAGTAATTAAAACGTTAAATAATCAGTTGATTATTCAACTTTCCCAACCTTTAAGAGCTATTACAAAAGGACAA TATGCTGTTCTATACTCTGGTCAAATATGTTTGGGTAGTGCTGAAATTATATATCCTGGTCCATCATATTTGGCACTTGGTAAAGATATGAatacattagaaaaaaatctagCAGAACTAGTACATAGTAAAGTGAATGCTTACATTTCTAGCagtaattgttaa